The sequence below is a genomic window from Salvelinus sp. IW2-2015 unplaced genomic scaffold, ASM291031v2 Un_scaffold1670, whole genome shotgun sequence.
tgctcggccctccgtttcctgtagtccacgatcagctcctttgtcttgctgacattgagggagaggttgttgtcctggaaccacactgccaggtttctgacctcctccctatagactgtctcatcctcgtctgtgatcaggcctatcaccattgtgtcgttggcaaacttaatgatggtgttggagtcatgcactcgtgggtgaacagggagtgcaggagaggACTAAGAGTTTAGTTGACTTCATATGTTCAGAAAAGCATTGATGGTAATATATTGATTAATATATTGTTGTTTATTCCAGACCAGATGTGTAGCCGCCGGAGGCAGTAttgccatgacatagactgacaaggtgaatccagatgaaagctatgatcccttattgatgtcatttgttaaatccacttcaatcagagtagatcagtggttcccaaacgttttatagtcccgtcCCCcgtcaaacattcaacctcctgtcacgttcctgacctgttttctcttgttttgtatgtgtttattggtcagggcgtgagcggggtgggcatttctatgtgttgtgtttctatgttgggttaaagggttgcctggtatggctctcaattagaggcaggtgtttggcatttcctctgattgagagtcatattaaggtaggttgttctcaMtgtttgtttgtgggtgattgtctcctgtgtctttcgtgtctgtgtatgtgcaccacacgggactgtcttggctgttcgttcgtttgatgtagtctgttcctgttcgtgagttctgcgtgtagttatgtaagttccatgttcaggtctgtctacgtcgtgtttgttattttgtaatttccaagtgtttKcgtatttcgtcttcgtgtttcaataaatatcatttatgtctaattacctcgctgcgtattggtccaccgatccttctctcctctcctcgtccgaggaggaggaggaagacgacagccgtaacacctccagctgtaccccctctagcagcagggtcagcgtactctcaaatgttgtttttttgccatcattgtaagcctgccacacacactatacgatacatttattaaacattagaatgagtgtgagtttttgtcacaacccggctcgtgggaagtgacaaagagctcttacaggaccagggcacaaataataatattataataatcaataattttgctctttatttaaccgtCTTACCTATAAAACCTTATTTATTCAtctaaaatggtgaataactcaacacaggttaatgagaagggtgtgcttgaaaggatgcacatagctctgcaatgttgggttgtatcggagagagtctcagtcttaaatcattttccacacacagtctgtgcctgtatttagttttcatgttaatgagggctgagaatccactctcacattggtacgtggttgcaaagggcatctgtgtcttaacagtgcgatttgccaaggcaggatactctgattGCAGCCCTATCCAAAAATCTggtagtggcttctgattaaattacattttcacagaaccgcttgttgcaatttcaatgagtggactggaggcagggcatgaaagggataacgaatccagttgtttgtgtccgtaagcttgagttcatttgcacacaaaaaaattatacaatgatggaaagacctgtgtgttgtccttgttaatgcagacagaaaagagctccaacttcttaatcatagcctcaattttgtaccatacattgaatatagttgtggagagtccctgtaaccctagattcagatcattcaggcgagaaaacaTGACCCAGATagaccagtcgtgtgagaaactcgtcaacatgcaagcggtcagacaagtgaaaatgatggtcagtaaagaaaactttaagctcgtctctcaatcaAACAAAACGTGTcgatactttgccccttgataaccagcgcacttctgtatgttgtaaaagcgttacatggtcgctgcccatatcgttGCATAATGCataaaatacacgagagttcaggggccttgctttaacaaagttaaccattttcactgtagtgtccaaaacgtctttcaagctgtcaggcattcccttggcagcaagagcctctcggtggatgctgcagtgtacccaagtggcgtcggggggaactgcttgcacgcgcgttaccactccactatgtctccctgtcatggcttttgcgccgtcagtacagataccaacatgagcagcagctaagtttggctacatacggaccgttagtgggaTTCCCGCGAGGGAcgtaatgtgattggatgttaattatttgactaggctacctgtatttgacattgtgttgttatttcgctNctcctgtcacgttcctgacctgttttctcttgttttgtatgtgtttattggtcagggcgtgagcggggtgggcatttctatgtgttgtgtttctatgttgggttaaagggttgcctggtatggctctcaattagaggcaggtgtttggcatttcctctgattgagagtcatattaaggtaggttgttctcaatgtttgtttgtgggtgattgtctcctgtgtctttcgtgtctgtgtatgtgcaccacacgggactgtcttggctgttcgttcgtttgatgtagtctgttcctgttcgtgagttctgcgtgtagttatgtaagttccatgttcaggtctgtctacgtcgtgtttgttattttgtaatttccaagtgtttKcgtatttcgtcttcgtgtttcaataaatatcatttatgtctaattacctcgctgcgtattggtccaccgatccttctctcctctcctcgtccgaggaggaggaggaagacgacagccgtaacacctccagctgtaccccctctagcagcagggtcagcgtactctcaaatgttgtttttttgccatcattgtaagcctgccacacacactatacgatacatttattaaacattagaatgagtgtgagtttttgtcacaacccggctcgtgggaagtgacaaagagctcttacaggaccagggcacaaataataatattataataatcaataattttgctctttatttaaccgtCTTACCTATAAAACCTTATTTATTCAtctaaaatggtgaataactcaacacaggttaatgagaagggtgtgcttgaaaggatgcacatagctctgcaatgttgggttgtatcggagagagtctcagtcttaaatcattttccacacacagtctgtgcctgtatttagttttcatgttaatgagggctgagaatccactctcacattggtacgtggttgcaaagggcatctgtgtcttaacagtgcgatttgccaaggcaggatactctgattGCAGCCCTATCCAAAAATCTggtagtggcttctgattaaattacattttcacagaaccgcttgttgcaatttcaatgagtggactggaggcagggcatgaaagggataacgaatccagttgtttgtgtccgtaagcttgagttcatttgcacacaaaaaaattatacaatgatggaaagacctgtgtgttgtccttgttaatgcagacagaaaagagctccaacttcttaatcatagcctcaattttgtaccatacattgaatatagttgtggagagtccctgtaaccctagattcagatcattcaggcgagaaaacaTGACCCAGATagaccagtcgtgtgagaaactcgtcaacatgcaagcggtcagacaagtgaaaatgatggtcagtaaagaaaactttaagctcgtctctcaatcaAACAAAACGTGTcgatactttgccccttgataaccagcgcacttctgtatgttgtaaaagcgttacatggtcgctgcccatatcgttGCATAATGCataaaatacacgagagttcaggggccttgctttaacaaagttaaccattttcactgtagtgtccaaaacgtctttcaagctgtcaggcattcccttggcagcaagagcctctcggtggatgctgcagtgtacccaagtggcgtcggggggaactgcttgcacgcgcgttaccactccactatgtctccctgtcatggcttttgcgccgtcagtacagataccaacatgagcagcagctaagtttggctacatacggaccgttagtgggaTTCCCGCGAGGGAcgtaatgtgattggatgttaattatttgactaggctacctgtatttgacattgtgttgttatttcgctgaacaccagatggtttaattttatttttggcagtgaaacgaggctactcaggtgaggaaaaaaaactcacccaaatgtatagccccgttggaaaatttaaatggactgtttgaaaatgtgaatcacatttttatttgggttACCCCTGACAGCAttgccccagtttgggaatacctggtgtagatgaaggggaagagactgattgtttgagacatttgagacatggatttttgtgccattcagaggatgaatgggcaagacaaaatatttaagtgcctttgaacgaggtatggtagtagttgccaggcgCACTAGTTTGTGTCAAGAAGTGCAACTCTGCCGGGTATTTCACGCTCTacagtttcccgtatgtatcaagaatggtccaccatacaaaggacatccagccaacttgacacaattttgggaagcattggagtcaacatgggccagcatccctgtggaacactttcgacaccttgtagagtccatgtcccaacggattgaggctgttctgagggcgaaaggtgttcctaatgtttggtatactcagtgtatattgattattaatattgttgttgtttattccaGACCAGCTGCGTAGCCGCCTGAGAGAGTATGGCCTCATCACCCCCATCAGCACCGACTCCCATGGTCACTTCCTGTCCCACCTGCTCTCTGCCAATCACAAGCAGCGGGTGAAGAGGGAGGTGGGGACAGAGGGCTCAGAGCAGGCCAGTGATAGGCTGTTCTTCAACATCACGGTATTCGGCAGGGAGTTCCACCTGAGGCTCCGTCCCAACGACCGCCTGGTGTCTCCTGGGGCCATGGTGGAGTGGCACGACCAGGTCCTTGAACCAGGCAAcgccagcagcagcagtactaTCACTAGTAATACCAGCGGTAGCAGTGGTACTATCCgtgttggtggagagaatggGAGTGAGTCGACCAGCGGTGGAACAGAGAGGATTCTCAGGAGGAGGCTGCTGAAAACAGACTGCACCTTTATCGGTGACATCACTGACGTAAAGGGAGCCTCCGTCGCCATTAACAACTGTGATGGACTGGTAAATTCTCGTCAGCCTttaacgcaaacacacacacacacacacacactgccccctcGACACTCTCAACGCTTTAGAGATGATTGGTGACCTAATCATGTGGTGGTCAGTGGTTTTAGATGGTTGAAACTCTGCTGTCTCTATAGCTCTGGTCTATAGCTCTGGTCTATAGCTCTGGTCTANNNNNNNNNNNNNNNNNNNNNNNNNNNNNNNNNNNNNNNNNNNNNNNNNNNNNNNNNNNNNNNNNNNNNNNNNNNNNNNNNNNNNNNNNNNNNNNNNNNNNNNNNNNNNNNNNNNNNNNNNNNNNNNNNNNNNNNNNNNNNNNNNNNNNNNNNNNNNNNNNNNNNNNNNNNNNNNNNNNNNNNNNNNNNNNNNNNNNNNNNNNNNNNNNNNNNNNNNNNNNNNNNNNNNNNNNNNNNNNNNNNNNNNNNNNNNNNNNNNNNNNNNNNNNNNNNNNNNNNNNNNNNNNNNNNNNNNNNNNNNNNNNNNNNNNNNNNNNNNNNNNNNNNNNNNNNNNNNNNNNNNNNNNNNNNNNNNNNNNNNNNNNNNNNNNNNNNNNNNNNNNNNNNNNNNNNNNNNNNNNNNNNNNNNNNNNNNNNNNNNNNNNNNNNNNNNNNNNNNNNNNNNNNNNNNNNNNNNNNNNNNNNNNNNNNNNNNNNNNNNNNNNNNNNNNNNNNNNNNNNNNNNNNNNNNNNNNNNNNNNNNNNNNNNNNNNNNNNNNNNNNNNNNNNNNNNNNNNNNNNNNNNNNNNNNNNNNNNNNNNNNNNNNNNNNNNNNNNNNNNNNNNNNNNNNNNNNNNNNNNNNNNNNNNNNNNNNNNNNNNNNNNNNNNNNNNNNNNNNNNNNNNNNNNNNNNNNNNNNNNNNNNNNNNNNNNNNNNNNNNNNNNNNNNNNNNNNNNNNNNNNNNNNNNNNNNNNNNNNNNNNNNNNNNNNNNNNNNNNNNNNNNNNNNNNNNNNNNNNNNNNNNNNNNNNNNNNNNNNNNNNNNNNNNNNNNNNNNNNNNNNNNNNNNNNNNNNNNNNNNNNNNNNNNNNNNNNNNNNNNNNN
It includes:
- the LOC112071634 gene encoding A disintegrin and metalloproteinase with thrombospondin motifs 3-like; translated protein: MVVLSLTVLVGFIGSLTSADNADAIDKEDQLRSRLREYGLITPISTDSHGHFLSHLLSANHKQRVKREVGTEGSEQASDRLFFNITVFGREFHLRLRPNDRLVSPGAMVEWHDQVLEPGNASSSSTITSNTSGSSGTIRVGGENGSESTSGGTERILRRRLLKTDCTFIGDITDVKGASVAINNCDGL